A single window of uncultured Methanospirillum sp. DNA harbors:
- a CDS encoding aldo/keto reductase yields MLYRKFPRCSHDLSILGFGCMRLPLSDDTHNGGNVDEQKAIDMIRTAIDNGVNYIDTAYPYHDGQSEPIVGKALGDGYRNKVFLATKLPSWLITNREDMDRYLNEQLVWLGTDHIDFYLLHGLGNETWENLNRLGVLEFLDTARADGRIRYPGFSFHDQFPVFKEIVDAYEWVFAQIQYNYMDEENQAGTKGLKYAVEKGLGIVVMEPLRGGLLSGDTPVIHQHLLNAPVRRTPSEWGLRWVWNHPEVTVILSGMSSMEQVQENIASAENGMPYSLSPEDLAVVENMRDTYASRIKIPCTGCRYCMPCPNGVDIPECFNYYNQAYTYEAEEKAKKVYLWALSGTFSGGIPGYASCCIQCGECEDKCPQGLPIRKYLQEVTDFFGK; encoded by the coding sequence ATGCTTTACAGGAAGTTCCCCCGGTGCAGTCACGATCTCTCAATCCTCGGATTTGGGTGTATGCGATTACCTCTATCAGATGACACTCATAATGGAGGAAACGTCGATGAACAAAAAGCGATAGACATGATCCGGACTGCCATTGATAACGGGGTCAATTATATTGATACAGCCTACCCCTACCATGACGGTCAAAGTGAGCCGATTGTAGGAAAAGCACTCGGTGATGGGTACCGCAACAAGGTTTTCCTGGCAACAAAACTCCCAAGCTGGCTTATCACGAACCGGGAGGACATGGACCGGTACCTGAACGAACAACTTGTCTGGCTCGGTACGGATCACATCGATTTTTATCTTCTCCACGGTCTTGGGAATGAAACCTGGGAAAATCTAAATCGCCTTGGTGTACTTGAATTCCTTGACACTGCCAGAGCAGATGGCCGGATTCGATACCCTGGATTCTCCTTCCATGACCAGTTCCCGGTCTTCAAGGAGATAGTCGATGCGTATGAATGGGTGTTTGCCCAGATCCAGTACAACTACATGGACGAAGAGAACCAGGCAGGAACAAAAGGACTCAAATATGCTGTAGAAAAGGGTCTCGGCATCGTTGTCATGGAACCCCTTCGGGGTGGTCTCCTCTCAGGTGATACTCCCGTTATTCACCAGCATCTCCTCAACGCCCCGGTCAGGCGGACACCATCTGAATGGGGACTCCGCTGGGTCTGGAATCATCCGGAGGTCACAGTAATTCTCTCTGGTATGTCTTCAATGGAACAGGTACAGGAAAACATCGCCAGTGCAGAAAACGGCATGCCATACTCCCTTTCTCCCGAAGACCTTGCAGTTGTAGAAAATATGCGGGACACATATGCATCCCGGATAAAAATCCCGTGCACCGGTTGCCGGTATTGCATGCCATGCCCAAATGGCGTCGATATCCCCGAGTGTTTCAATTATTACAATCAGGCGTACACCTACGAAGCAGAGGAGAAAGCAAAAAAGGTGTACCTCTGGGCACTCAGCGGTACGTTTTCGGGAGGGATACCGGGGTACGCCTCGTGTTGCATCCAGTGCGGAGAATGCGAGGACAAATGTCCGCAGGGGCTCCCTATACGGAAATATTTACAGGAAGTTACAGATTTCTTTGGAAAATAA
- a CDS encoding OsmC family protein, which translates to MSSVKKSEPHTCAPPGGLPPMEIHATWDKEAGTLVATSRANCKITMAATDALMGSGKIPGPMETFVSTLAGCLTHEIIDVMINTDKIDVKDINVSVHGVRRPTPPTLFDTLHVTLTLTGKIDNDYAEKVIRDIMGRKCPVAATFGRASYLTWEHIILPSRI; encoded by the coding sequence ATGAGTAGTGTAAAAAAATCAGAACCTCACACCTGTGCTCCACCCGGGGGACTACCGCCGATGGAGATACATGCAACCTGGGATAAGGAAGCAGGAACACTTGTCGCAACATCACGTGCTAACTGCAAAATAACCATGGCTGCAACCGATGCTCTCATGGGTTCAGGAAAAATTCCGGGACCTATGGAGACATTCGTTTCTACACTTGCAGGTTGCCTGACTCATGAGATCATCGACGTCATGATCAACACCGACAAAATTGATGTAAAGGACATTAATGTATCAGTACATGGAGTTCGCAGACCAACACCTCCTACCCTGTTTGATACGCTTCATGTAACACTGACATTAACCGGAAAAATCGACAATGATTATGCTGAAAAGGTCATCCGTGACATAATGGGTCGAAAATGTCCAGTCGCAGCGACGTTTGGGAGAGCATCATACCTTACCTGGGAGCATATCATTCTCCCTTCAAGGATATGA
- a CDS encoding winged helix-turn-helix domain-containing protein gives MPHLSVYEHRDPRREFCITTDTKVITTLIDTPIMGFSGCCPADSDLENAWRNDLEREVHEINSPVFDDAAELMKIVANPLRVKILFLLEKKDHSVYELMYVLKEPQNLLSYNLGVLKKAGFLESYYRSRHKTYRLTGERSAPLIRCLRQVLIP, from the coding sequence ATGCCTCATCTCAGTGTTTATGAGCATAGAGATCCCAGACGTGAGTTCTGTATAACAACTGACACAAAAGTTATTACAACATTAATTGATACTCCTATCATGGGTTTTTCCGGTTGTTGTCCTGCCGATAGTGATCTTGAGAATGCATGGCGAAATGATCTCGAACGGGAAGTGCATGAGATCAACTCTCCGGTTTTCGATGACGCAGCCGAGCTTATGAAGATCGTTGCAAACCCACTTCGGGTCAAGATCCTGTTTCTTTTGGAAAAGAAGGATCATTCTGTGTATGAACTGATGTATGTCCTTAAGGAACCCCAGAATCTTCTCTCATATAATTTAGGGGTTCTAAAAAAAGCGGGTTTTCTGGAATCTTACTACCGTTCGCGGCATAAAACGTATCGTTTAACCGGTGAACGCAGTGCCCCACTCATCCGGTGTCTGCGGCAAGTACTCATTCCCTGA
- a CDS encoding OsmC family protein, giving the protein MTGSTWTFVKASWKGGSEFVVENRNGNRLTLVAKIPEGETPRHFTMVDAFISSLACCTGTNVLFLLDAQGIMPRSFTVKAECVFRHDEPRAFETIHLIFLVSADTDYEVLHNAILRSVTAICPIAVTLGRSVEITWELQMTKK; this is encoded by the coding sequence ATGACAGGAAGTACTTGGACATTTGTCAAGGCATCATGGAAAGGGGGGTCAGAATTTGTTGTTGAGAACCGCAATGGAAACCGTCTTACTCTTGTTGCCAAAATCCCGGAGGGAGAAACTCCTCGTCATTTCACAATGGTTGACGCCTTTATTTCCTCTCTTGCCTGCTGCACCGGAACCAACGTTCTTTTTCTGTTAGATGCCCAGGGGATAATGCCCCGTTCATTTACCGTGAAAGCAGAATGTGTCTTTCGACATGATGAACCCCGGGCATTTGAAACAATTCATCTCATCTTCCTAGTTAGTGCAGACACAGATTATGAGGTGCTGCACAATGCAATCCTCCGGTCGGTGACTGCAATCTGCCCAATAGCAGTGACTCTTGGAAGATCTGTTGAGATCACCTGGGAACTTCAGATGACAAAAAAGTAA
- a CDS encoding winged helix-turn-helix domain-containing protein, with protein sequence MRRLTVINAQSMVNLLQNEIHRNDESRYDHRLHGVLLVALGYSCSESAKMLGHTVTTIENWVNRFNKGGFNSLRDEIHTGRPPSLSEPQLNDIRKDIVQDPKNLGYDQNLWDGKLLSHHILLQYGITLSVRQCQRLFHKMEFRQRKPRPISSKVDKKKQECFKKTTSEDSKREI encoded by the coding sequence ATGCGTAGGTTAACCGTAATTAATGCCCAATCAATGGTAAATTTGCTTCAAAATGAAATTCATAGAAATGACGAGTCAAGATATGATCACCGTTTGCACGGAGTATTGCTCGTTGCTTTGGGATACTCTTGCTCTGAATCAGCCAAAATGTTAGGCCATACTGTCACTACGATAGAAAACTGGGTAAATCGCTTCAATAAAGGGGGATTCAATTCATTAAGGGATGAAATCCATACTGGACGTCCCCCTTCTCTCTCTGAACCTCAATTGAATGATATTCGTAAAGATATTGTTCAGGATCCTAAAAATTTAGGGTATGATCAAAATCTCTGGGATGGAAAACTTCTAAGTCATCACATATTACTCCAATATGGTATCACTTTAAGCGTAAGACAATGTCAAAGACTCTTTCATAAAATGGAATTTAGACAGAGAAAACCACGACCTATCAGTTCTAAAGTTGATAAAAAGAAACAAGAATGTTTTAAAAAAACTACGTCAGAAGATTCAAAGCGGGAAATATGA
- a CDS encoding PIN domain-containing protein has product MIPLLFDTHALLTFFNDENNSDIIGSYLEEVDDRARKGYISTITISELSYLYIRNDMKREGEACIHALLNTALEVVPVDVNIAISAGNLKKRKISLADAIIAATAVQVQATVVTNDTHFDELGVPRIEYL; this is encoded by the coding sequence ATGATCCCTCTTCTGTTTGATACTCACGCTCTGCTCACTTTTTTTAACGATGAAAATAATTCTGATATCATCGGCTCATATCTGGAAGAAGTAGATGATCGAGCACGGAAGGGATATATCTCTACAATTACCATTTCCGAATTGAGTTATCTGTATATTCGCAATGATATGAAACGCGAAGGTGAAGCGTGTATTCATGCATTGCTCAATACTGCCCTGGAGGTTGTCCCGGTGGATGTTAATATTGCAATCTCTGCAGGAAATCTTAAAAAGCGAAAGATATCACTCGCAGATGCAATAATTGCAGCCACTGCCGTTCAGGTCCAGGCAACCGTTGTCACAAATGATACCCATTTTGATGAACTTGGAGTGCCCAGGATTGAGTACCTCTGA
- a CDS encoding class I SAM-dependent methyltransferase translates to MNDKKRDFDSEAMTWDKEPGRVKLANDGAIVIREMISLLPDMDVMDFGCGTGLLTLQIQPLVRSITGIDSSQGMLNVLDMKIQNQSITNVKSYLTDISRGVLPSGEYDLVVSSMTFHHIKDIPLLLNAMAGVTRSSGQIVIIELDPDDGKFHDSNEGVFHFGFERSIMKKLLEDAGYDSIREKTAATMKRVSQTGETRDFSIFIMAGRKP, encoded by the coding sequence ATGAACGATAAGAAGAGAGACTTTGATTCAGAAGCCATGACCTGGGATAAAGAACCTGGTCGGGTGAAATTGGCAAACGATGGTGCAATAGTTATCAGGGAGATGATTTCGCTGCTACCTGATATGGATGTTATGGACTTTGGATGTGGAACTGGTCTGTTAACACTACAAATCCAACCACTAGTTAGAAGCATTACGGGGATTGACAGTTCACAGGGAATGCTCAATGTCCTTGATATGAAAATACAAAACCAGAGTATCACAAATGTCAAGTCATATCTCACAGATATTTCCCGAGGGGTTCTGCCATCAGGCGAGTATGATCTTGTTGTAAGTAGTATGACATTTCACCATATCAAAGACATACCATTACTCCTTAACGCAATGGCGGGAGTTACCCGATCATCTGGTCAGATTGTAATAATTGAGCTTGATCCTGATGATGGCAAATTCCATGATTCAAATGAGGGTGTATTTCACTTCGGGTTTGAACGATCTATCATGAAAAAACTCCTGGAAGATGCTGGATATGATTCTATAAGAGAGAAGACCGCTGCAACAATGAAACGAGTATCTCAAACAGGAGAAACACGTGACTTTTCGATTTTTATTATGGCCGGAAGAAAGCCATAG
- a CDS encoding glutaredoxin domain-containing protein, translating into MNQIIVYTMKTCPNCDKLKATLKGLCIDFEEKDLETKESIIDLRVLGCFPQEDPVLRFGRTCYESPKLFGDDGTVSRHIIHEISGKV; encoded by the coding sequence ATGAATCAGATTATTGTCTACACAATGAAAACCTGCCCGAACTGCGACAAACTGAAAGCGACACTGAAAGGGCTTTGTATAGATTTTGAAGAGAAGGACCTGGAAACGAAAGAATCGATTATTGATCTCCGGGTTCTCGGGTGTTTCCCTCAAGAGGATCCGGTTCTCCGGTTTGGTCGGACCTGTTATGAATCACCGAAATTATTTGGGGATGACGGAACAGTGAGCCGGCATATTATTCATGAGATCTCCGGGAAGGTGTGA
- a CDS encoding type II toxin-antitoxin system HicB family antitoxin, whose protein sequence is MSEYTIIIHPAEEGGFWVEVPMLPGCFSQGESIEEVMSNASEAIDLHIEC, encoded by the coding sequence ATGAGTGAATATACGATAATAATTCATCCCGCTGAAGAAGGTGGATTTTGGGTTGAAGTTCCCATGCTCCCCGGTTGTTTTTCACAAGGTGAATCAATTGAGGAGGTTATGAGTAATGCCAGTGAAGCAATAGATCTTCATATTGAATGCTGA
- a CDS encoding STAS domain-containing protein produces the protein MEIREEKRDGILIVTVSGMLDASNYLELDTFVQEQYGAGVRSFIFNLHKLEYLSSAGVRVFIKTFRALSSDNGSMAFSSLQPFVHEIFDIAGLASKFQIFPDDDSALRALSD, from the coding sequence ATGGAGATTAGAGAAGAAAAACGAGATGGAATCCTCATTGTGACAGTGTCCGGAATGCTTGATGCATCAAACTATCTTGAACTTGATACTTTTGTTCAGGAGCAGTATGGTGCAGGAGTCAGATCTTTTATTTTTAATCTGCACAAACTGGAATACTTGAGCAGTGCAGGAGTGAGAGTGTTTATCAAAACATTCCGGGCACTGTCTTCTGATAACGGTTCAATGGCATTCAGTTCTCTTCAACCTTTTGTCCATGAAATTTTCGATATTGCCGGACTGGCTTCAAAATTTCAGATATTCCCTGATGATGATAGTGCACTCCGTGCTCTTTCTGATTAA
- a CDS encoding DUF1847 domain-containing protein, whose protein sequence is MPEQHQDCSNCHIQACYSQTPDNGPQFCPTKTKQSSIRAALDLYKSDPDIKKMAITAARTEGRSYMKWTRVEDTIDFAREMGYRKIGIATCLGLMEEDRILQKILMVHGFNVVSVCCKCGAIPKEEIGLLDNEKAKPGTFEPICNPVAQAKILEEAGTDLNILLGLCVGHDTLFTKYSRAPVTTLVAKDRITCHNPNAVLHGTGFYYMRLLQP, encoded by the coding sequence ATGCCTGAACAGCATCAGGATTGCAGCAACTGTCACATACAAGCATGTTATAGTCAGACACCAGACAATGGCCCGCAGTTCTGTCCAACAAAGACAAAGCAGTCGTCCATCAGAGCCGCCCTCGACCTTTACAAATCTGATCCTGACATTAAAAAGATGGCAATTACTGCAGCTAGGACAGAAGGTAGGAGTTACATGAAATGGACCCGGGTTGAAGACACCATTGACTTTGCCCGTGAGATGGGTTATAGAAAAATAGGTATCGCAACATGCCTTGGATTGATGGAAGAAGATCGAATTCTTCAAAAAATCCTTATGGTCCATGGATTTAACGTGGTTTCTGTATGCTGCAAATGCGGAGCAATACCCAAAGAAGAGATAGGTCTTTTGGATAACGAAAAAGCAAAACCTGGGACATTCGAGCCTATCTGTAATCCGGTTGCCCAGGCAAAAATACTCGAGGAGGCAGGAACTGATCTGAATATCCTGCTCGGACTCTGTGTCGGGCATGATACTCTCTTCACCAAGTATTCAAGGGCACCGGTAACAACACTTGTAGCAAAAGATCGAATAACGTGTCATAATCCAAATGCCGTCCTTCATGGAACGGGTTTTTATTATATGAGATTGCTTCAGCCATGA
- a CDS encoding putative sulfate exporter family transporter translates to MQFSIFHTSYSKILIGLIPPLGIGIIAWGVGQVIPILGGPVVAILIGLIVGQIFGLRQEWTDGVAFASKKILQGSIVLLGAGMSLTQVAQIGGSGLPIMIGTLAICLIGGLVIGRAMNIEEQIRSLVTYGTAICGASAIATMSVVIGASGPAIAVSITVIVLYNVLGAVLFPAIGHILGLSQEAFGMWAGTAINDTSSVVAAATVYGAVAATYAVVVKLTRTLAIIPLALFRSWSLNSQLPLEERHTTVWYKLIPPFLILFIVAAAVQSLGVIPSGWNDPIHFLAHFGTTVAMAAVGMSSSLSAIREAGWKPVALGGILWFLVATSSLILQWMCGNL, encoded by the coding sequence ATGCAATTTTCTATCTTCCATACGTCATATTCAAAAATTCTCATAGGTCTCATTCCTCCCCTTGGAATCGGCATTATTGCCTGGGGGGTGGGTCAGGTCATTCCCATTCTTGGCGGGCCTGTAGTTGCGATCCTGATCGGACTGATTGTAGGTCAAATATTCGGGCTCCGGCAGGAATGGACAGACGGGGTCGCCTTTGCTTCGAAAAAGATCCTGCAGGGATCAATAGTACTTCTTGGCGCCGGGATGTCACTGACTCAGGTAGCACAGATTGGTGGATCAGGCCTTCCCATTATGATAGGGACACTGGCTATCTGTTTGATCGGTGGTCTTGTCATCGGCCGTGCCATGAATATTGAAGAACAGATCCGTTCGCTCGTCACGTATGGCACAGCCATATGCGGGGCATCAGCAATTGCTACCATGAGTGTGGTAATTGGGGCCTCGGGTCCTGCAATCGCCGTTTCAATAACTGTGATCGTTCTGTACAATGTTCTTGGGGCAGTCCTTTTTCCGGCAATTGGCCATATTCTCGGTTTGTCACAGGAAGCATTCGGTATGTGGGCCGGAACTGCAATCAATGATACCTCTTCGGTGGTGGCTGCTGCAACTGTGTATGGGGCCGTTGCTGCAACATATGCGGTTGTCGTGAAACTCACCCGGACACTTGCCATCATACCACTTGCCCTGTTCAGGTCATGGTCGTTGAATTCACAACTGCCTTTAGAGGAACGTCACACTACTGTGTGGTACAAACTGATTCCTCCATTTTTGATCCTGTTCATCGTTGCTGCAGCAGTTCAGTCACTCGGAGTTATTCCCAGTGGCTGGAACGATCCGATTCACTTTCTGGCACACTTTGGAACAACTGTTGCCATGGCAGCAGTTGGGATGAGCAGTTCTCTTTCAGCAATCCGTGAGGCGGGATGGAAACCGGTGGCACTGGGGGGAATCCTCTGGTTCCTGGTAGCAACCAGCAGTCTTATCCTTCAATGGATGTGTGGGAATCTGTAA
- a CDS encoding DUF3467 domain-containing protein, which translates to MTSNEIQVTIPPNLEPVYSNMIQIAYKEDEFTFMFLHQIPGINQARGKAVVSISPTHAKNLLQVLQRTVGEYEQKFRPLEASQEKAQNVTSMTGYS; encoded by the coding sequence ATGACCTCAAATGAGATTCAGGTGACTATTCCCCCGAACCTGGAGCCCGTATACAGTAATATGATCCAGATCGCTTATAAAGAGGATGAGTTTACGTTCATGTTCCTTCACCAGATTCCGGGAATTAACCAGGCACGGGGCAAAGCAGTGGTCAGCATCTCTCCGACCCATGCAAAGAACCTGCTTCAGGTACTTCAGCGAACTGTTGGAGAATACGAGCAGAAGTTCCGGCCACTTGAGGCATCACAGGAAAAGGCACAGAACGTAACTTCAATGACCGGGTACTCGTAA
- a CDS encoding SpoIIE family protein phosphatase → MYDLPFSIIFELVQLVCVIILASYFFIRTNVFQRSSSGHGSFRDKVILVLVFGAFSIYGNISGIWLYGSEANVRDLGPVIAGLLFGPGIGISSAIIGAVFRFSLGGVTVIPCTLTTLIAGILAGLVWWVNKKKYIGTFRAILFILLLEIIHLTLIILLSGTSIDVLAIVTTMWILMVPLYVIGISVFSIIYEQYVAELKEHEELQRQQIELNSATEIQRGFLPKEMPTLPGYEIYASSTPARKVGGDFFDFISFDNGDLGLVIADVSGKSVPAALFMGLSCTAVRVCSRWVFSPSSLLGQVNSHIVRYAESGMFFSIYFALLKPDSGSVSYVNAGHPSPILIRDTDIIELSRTGPIIGFMDGEDFFEKEITLQDGDLLVCYTDGVTEAKRSDGEMFGKKRLIQVVKSSREEPVHDINDMILAEISRFAGDAPQFDDISLLIVKKTACL, encoded by the coding sequence ATGTATGACCTCCCTTTTTCCATAATTTTTGAATTAGTGCAACTGGTCTGCGTAATCATTCTGGCTTCATATTTTTTTATTCGGACAAATGTATTTCAGCGGAGTAGTTCGGGACATGGATCTTTTAGGGACAAGGTCATCCTGGTTCTTGTTTTTGGTGCATTCTCTATTTATGGAAATATCAGTGGCATCTGGCTCTATGGATCTGAAGCAAATGTCCGTGATCTCGGTCCGGTTATCGCCGGATTATTGTTCGGACCCGGTATCGGGATCAGCTCTGCAATAATTGGTGCTGTATTCAGGTTCTCTCTCGGCGGTGTTACGGTTATCCCCTGTACTCTCACGACATTGATCGCCGGAATTTTGGCAGGCCTTGTTTGGTGGGTGAATAAAAAAAAGTATATCGGGACATTCAGGGCCATACTGTTCATCTTATTACTTGAAATTATTCATCTCACGCTTATCATTCTGTTATCCGGAACCAGTATCGATGTTCTTGCCATCGTAACCACCATGTGGATCCTTATGGTTCCGCTCTATGTGATCGGGATCTCGGTCTTTTCGATTATTTATGAACAGTATGTTGCCGAATTGAAAGAACATGAGGAACTCCAGCGTCAGCAGATAGAACTCAATTCAGCGACAGAGATCCAGAGAGGATTTCTTCCCAAAGAGATGCCGACATTGCCGGGTTATGAGATCTATGCAAGTTCTACTCCGGCCCGGAAAGTTGGTGGAGACTTTTTTGATTTTATCTCGTTTGATAATGGAGATCTCGGTCTTGTTATTGCAGATGTTTCAGGGAAGAGTGTTCCGGCAGCATTATTCATGGGTCTTTCCTGCACAGCGGTCCGCGTATGTTCCCGGTGGGTCTTTAGTCCATCCAGTCTGTTAGGCCAGGTCAACTCCCATATCGTCAGGTATGCAGAGAGTGGGATGTTCTTCTCGATCTACTTCGCCCTGCTAAAGCCTGACAGTGGTAGTGTTTCATACGTAAATGCCGGTCACCCGTCACCGATTCTTATCAGAGATACAGATATAATAGAATTATCCCGGACAGGTCCGATCATCGGCTTCATGGATGGGGAGGATTTTTTCGAGAAAGAGATCACTCTTCAGGATGGGGACCTTCTGGTCTGCTATACTGACGGAGTGACCGAAGCAAAACGATCTGATGGAGAGATGTTTGGAAAGAAGAGGTTGATTCAGGTAGTGAAATCGTCACGTGAAGAACCAGTACATGATATCAATGATATGATCCTTGCAGAGATCTCCCGATTTGCCGGAGATGCCCCTCAGTTTGATGATATCAGTCTCCTAATCGTGAAAAAAACAGCCTGCTTATAG